A window from Gottschalkiaceae bacterium SANA encodes these proteins:
- the eutG gene encoding alcohol dehydrogenase EutG, which translates to MNTIALTLPKRVLIGEGVLKQLAEEMKGFSKKGMIITGGNSVKRSGTLNRVLEELAAFDCLVYDQVSCEPTTEMADMARKAAREFGAGFVIGLGGGSAMDVAKTTAGLYGLDESTQACMDLKTFDKKNIPFIGIPTTAGTGSEITLNAVLYSKTTKNKQSIAASWFQAEVALIDSELTISMPAALTAATGMDALTHAIESYTSTVANEVTKAIALEAIEAIGKGLIPACENGEDREARLLMAKGSALAALAFSQTGVGIAHAISHPLGAEFHISHGVANAILLPEAIRFNRVVCEGDYKQIAKALGMEDAEVGIRKWLSLLPIPKTLSQAGYERGHEESILEKTFLSRSLKKNPRQASREDVLMLIEWCEGR; encoded by the coding sequence ATGAATACAATTGCATTGACATTGCCGAAGCGAGTTTTGATTGGCGAGGGTGTATTAAAACAACTTGCGGAGGAAATGAAGGGATTTTCCAAAAAAGGAATGATCATAACCGGGGGAAACTCGGTCAAGCGTTCAGGAACTTTGAACCGGGTACTGGAAGAATTAGCGGCCTTTGATTGCTTGGTTTATGATCAGGTAAGCTGTGAACCTACAACAGAGATGGCAGATATGGCCAGAAAGGCGGCTCGAGAATTTGGCGCTGGATTTGTGATCGGCCTTGGCGGAGGAAGCGCCATGGACGTGGCAAAGACGACTGCTGGACTTTATGGTTTGGATGAATCGACGCAAGCTTGTATGGATCTTAAGACCTTTGACAAGAAGAATATTCCCTTTATCGGGATTCCAACAACAGCGGGAACAGGGAGTGAAATTACGCTAAATGCCGTGTTGTATAGCAAGACGACAAAGAACAAACAGAGCATTGCTGCAAGTTGGTTTCAGGCGGAAGTCGCTTTGATTGATTCTGAATTGACGATTTCGATGCCTGCCGCTTTGACAGCGGCCACAGGAATGGATGCCTTGACTCATGCCATTGAATCTTATACGTCAACTGTTGCAAATGAGGTGACCAAGGCCATTGCCTTGGAAGCAATTGAAGCCATTGGCAAGGGTTTGATTCCGGCCTGTGAGAACGGAGAAGACCGGGAGGCTAGGCTTTTAATGGCCAAGGGTTCTGCTCTTGCTGCACTGGCATTTTCTCAGACCGGTGTTGGGATCGCTCATGCGATTTCTCACCCTTTAGGTGCTGAATTTCATATTTCTCATGGGGTTGCCAATGCGATTTTATTGCCCGAGGCGATACGATTTAATCGAGTGGTTTGCGAAGGGGACTATAAGCAGATTGCAAAGGCTCTTGGAATGGAGGATGCGGAAGTTGGAATTCGCAAGTGGTTGAGTCTTCTTCCGATTCCGAAAACCTTGAGCCAAGCTGGGTACGAACGAGGCCATGAAGAGTCGATTTTAGAGAAGACTTTTCTTTCTCGATCGCTGAAAAAAAATCCGAGACAAGCATCTAGGGAAGATGTATTGATGCTGATCGAATGGTGTGAAGGGAGATAA
- a CDS encoding thiamine pyrophosphate-dependent dehydrogenase E1 component subunit alpha encodes MSIERETLLEMYLRMNQARAFEEKVKWGFARGMIHGTTHLSIGQEASGVASCMALDEGDKASLSHRGHSAAIGFGVDLKKMMAELLGRANGYCKGKGGSMHIADIESGNLGANGIVGGGFSISVGAALTQQYQETGNVVLCFAGDGATNEGNFHESLNLASIWKLPVIFYIENNLYAMSNPLEKHMNITDIADRAASYGMPGVICDGNDVFDVYQTIQEAAKHCREGKGPVLVESKTYRWDGHSKSDAQAYRTMEERKEWMAKDPILRLRNHMIEEGIKTAEEVDAMDAKAKQDIEDAFEFAWNSPEPDVSTLTEDVYA; translated from the coding sequence ATGAGCATTGAACGCGAAACACTATTGGAAATGTATCTGCGTATGAATCAGGCGCGCGCATTTGAAGAAAAAGTAAAATGGGGATTTGCACGAGGTATGATCCATGGCACAACCCATCTTTCTATTGGACAGGAGGCGTCTGGTGTTGCTTCTTGTATGGCCTTGGATGAAGGTGATAAAGCTTCTTTATCTCATCGTGGTCATAGTGCGGCAATCGGCTTTGGTGTTGACTTGAAAAAAATGATGGCTGAGCTTTTAGGTCGCGCTAACGGATATTGTAAAGGCAAGGGCGGATCTATGCATATTGCCGATATCGAAAGTGGCAACTTGGGTGCTAATGGAATCGTAGGTGGAGGATTTTCTATCTCTGTCGGTGCGGCTCTCACTCAACAATATCAAGAGACTGGGAATGTAGTTCTTTGCTTTGCAGGCGACGGTGCGACCAATGAAGGAAACTTCCATGAGTCACTAAACCTTGCTAGTATTTGGAAACTTCCCGTAATTTTTTACATCGAGAACAACCTGTACGCAATGAGTAATCCACTTGAAAAACATATGAACATTACCGACATTGCAGATCGTGCGGCTTCCTACGGAATGCCGGGTGTAATCTGTGACGGCAATGATGTATTTGATGTGTATCAAACTATACAAGAAGCAGCGAAACATTGTCGCGAAGGCAAGGGACCTGTTTTGGTTGAATCGAAGACCTATCGTTGGGACGGTCATTCAAAATCTGATGCACAGGCCTATAGAACCATGGAAGAGAGAAAAGAATGGATGGCGAAAGATCCGATTCTTCGACTTCGCAACCATATGATTGAAGAAGGAATTAAGACGGCGGAAGAAGTGGATGCCATGGACGCCAAAGCGAAACAAGATATTGAAGATGCATTCGAGTTCGCTTGGAACAGTCCAGAACCTGATGTCAGCACACTTACAGAAGACGTTTACGCATAG
- a CDS encoding alpha-ketoacid dehydrogenase subunit beta yields the protein MKTMTYAEAIREAMSEEMRRDENVMFMGEDIGLYGGAFGISVGMLDEFGEKRVKDTPISEAVIAGAAAGAAATGLRPIMEIMFSDFFTISMDALVNQAAKMRYMFGGKAQVPMVCRTPGGSGTGAAAQHSQSLEAWFCHVPGIKVVTPSTPADAYGLLKASIRDNNPIVFIEQKLLYRTKGEVPVDQDDFIIELGVADVKRQGTDVTIVTYGRMVQRALEAAEIAAEKGISVEVVDPRTLQPLDKDTIIKSVEKTGKLIVVVEAAQTGSYAGEIIASVTESDAFDFLDAPVQRLCGKDVPIPYNPTLEAAVVPQVDEIVAAIEKAVNRG from the coding sequence ATGAAAACAATGACGTACGCGGAAGCGATTCGAGAAGCGATGTCAGAGGAAATGAGACGTGACGAAAATGTTATGTTCATGGGAGAAGACATCGGACTATACGGTGGTGCCTTCGGAATCTCTGTAGGCATGCTAGATGAATTTGGCGAAAAACGCGTGAAAGATACACCAATTTCAGAGGCGGTAATCGCCGGAGCAGCAGCCGGAGCGGCTGCAACAGGTCTTCGTCCGATTATGGAGATCATGTTCTCTGATTTCTTTACGATTTCAATGGATGCTTTGGTTAACCAAGCTGCGAAAATGCGTTACATGTTTGGTGGCAAGGCACAGGTGCCTATGGTATGCCGTACACCGGGTGGATCTGGAACTGGAGCGGCAGCGCAGCATTCACAGTCTTTGGAAGCGTGGTTCTGCCATGTACCGGGAATCAAGGTGGTAACACCATCAACACCTGCAGATGCCTATGGACTATTGAAAGCATCGATTCGTGATAACAACCCAATTGTCTTTATTGAACAAAAACTTTTGTACCGAACAAAAGGTGAAGTGCCTGTAGATCAAGACGATTTTATTATTGAATTAGGTGTCGCTGATGTCAAGCGACAAGGTACAGATGTGACCATTGTCACTTACGGACGTATGGTTCAACGTGCTTTGGAAGCAGCTGAAATTGCGGCTGAAAAAGGTATCAGTGTTGAAGTTGTTGACCCGCGTACCCTTCAACCTCTTGACAAGGATACCATCATTAAGTCTGTTGAGAAAACTGGCAAGTTGATTGTTGTTGTAGAGGCAGCTCAAACCGGCAGCTATGCAGGTGAGATTATTGCCAGTGTTACAGAAAGCGACGCATTCGATTTCTTGGACGCGCCGGTTCAACGACTTTGCGGCAAAGATGTACCAATTCCTTACAACCCAACATTGGAAGCTGCCGTTGTTCCTCAGGTAGATGAAATTGTTGCAGCGATTGAAAAAGCGGTTAACCGCGGTTAG
- a CDS encoding sugar-binding transcriptional regulator, with product MDLEKKQLIKIAKMYYDEGMTQDEIAKRLSLSRQKVNRMMKRLIPEGIVQISIDDSLDEYVELEKSLEAELGLEEAIVIQSDSDLHILLNQLGKAGAEYLDRVIKPQTNVGIAWGRTLGYMTDHLKKPRQSFRGSIVQFAGGAPIDIDGQGVVADINKYWKKQSGEITRVMADVLGGTPYLLHTPLFMESPEAMTILRKEPSVARVFNQMSLCDLMMVSLGGVGQHLTPFREHLLTRSQLDYLQARGAVGNVVFRYFDIQGRSITTPFDEHVMSPELEVMRKIPKRICVAGGEEKIEAILGGIRGEIVNVLITDYETAQAVLSLSKVE from the coding sequence ATGGATCTAGAAAAAAAGCAGCTCATAAAAATTGCAAAGATGTACTATGACGAGGGGATGACCCAAGATGAAATTGCAAAACGATTGAGCCTCTCACGTCAAAAGGTGAATCGAATGATGAAGCGATTGATTCCAGAAGGAATCGTTCAAATTTCGATTGATGATTCCTTGGATGAGTATGTGGAACTGGAGAAAAGCTTGGAAGCAGAATTGGGATTGGAAGAAGCGATTGTTATTCAATCGGATTCTGATCTGCATATTCTTTTGAATCAATTGGGAAAAGCCGGAGCAGAGTATTTGGATCGAGTGATCAAGCCACAAACCAATGTCGGTATCGCATGGGGAAGAACCCTTGGCTATATGACAGATCACTTGAAAAAACCCCGACAAAGCTTTCGAGGATCGATCGTGCAATTTGCCGGAGGCGCGCCCATCGATATCGATGGACAAGGCGTAGTCGCCGATATCAATAAGTACTGGAAGAAACAATCAGGTGAAATCACTCGGGTCATGGCGGATGTCCTAGGAGGCACACCCTATTTGCTCCACACCCCCTTGTTTATGGAAAGCCCTGAAGCCATGACAATTTTACGTAAGGAACCCAGTGTGGCCCGAGTTTTCAATCAAATGAGCTTATGTGACTTGATGATGGTCAGTCTCGGAGGCGTAGGTCAACATCTCACTCCATTTCGAGAACATCTTTTAACACGCAGCCAGCTTGATTATTTGCAAGCAAGAGGGGCAGTCGGGAATGTAGTATTTCGATATTTCGACATTCAAGGAAGATCCATAACCACGCCATTTGATGAGCATGTTATGTCGCCGGAACTCGAGGTGATGAGAAAGATTCCCAAACGAATTTGTGTTGCGGGTGGCGAGGAGAAAATAGAAGCGATTCTGGGAGGAATTCGCGGGGAAATTGTGAATGTATTGATTACAGATTATGAAACGGCTCAGGCGGTGTTATCACTGTCAAAGGTCGAATAA
- a CDS encoding class II aldolase/adducin family protein, whose amino-acid sequence MLEQLKKEVLEAALALKTNKLVTLTGGNVTGRDPETGYCVITPSGIAYELLSPDDMVVVDIDGNVIEGEMKPSVDMMGLLYILRHRPDLHCVIHTHSPYATSFAILNQGIPCALTTLANEVGSDVPCAPYTRPGSETIGIQVVDHIGNSNACLLAHHGVIAVGTNVRHGLVAAVMCEDAAKVLYLAKTMGMVERLPQEEIDYNRELFLNTYGQ is encoded by the coding sequence ATGTTGGAACAATTGAAAAAAGAAGTGCTGGAGGCGGCACTGGCATTGAAAACGAATAAATTGGTTACACTGACCGGCGGTAATGTGACGGGTCGCGACCCTGAAACTGGATATTGTGTAATAACACCCAGTGGGATCGCCTATGAATTGTTGTCACCAGACGATATGGTCGTAGTGGACATTGATGGGAATGTTATTGAAGGTGAAATGAAACCCTCTGTGGATATGATGGGACTTTTGTATATTCTGAGACATCGTCCAGATTTGCATTGTGTGATTCATACGCATTCACCTTATGCAACGAGTTTTGCAATTTTGAATCAAGGAATTCCTTGTGCTTTGACAACCCTAGCGAATGAAGTGGGCAGCGATGTACCTTGCGCACCTTATACGAGACCGGGAAGTGAAACCATTGGTATTCAAGTGGTCGACCATATTGGCAACTCGAACGCTTGTCTTTTGGCTCATCATGGGGTCATAGCTGTGGGAACCAACGTCCGCCATGGTTTGGTGGCAGCGGTCATGTGTGAAGATGCAGCGAAGGTCCTTTATCTAGCGAAAACAATGGGTATGGTAGAACGTCTACCACAAGAAGAGATTGACTATAATCGTGAGCTTTTCTTGAATACCTATGGACAATAA
- a CDS encoding dihydrolipoamide acetyltransferase: MAAEVIMPKAGMAMDEGTVVQWYKQVGDSIEQGEAVLEILTDKVNMDVEAEASGVLLAQLAKEGDVLPVFTVIGYIGAEGEAVPQATASAETVAAAPEETATAKAVAAAPVAKVTSDGKLRATPAARKIARDKSLDLASVPGSGAKGRIHAVDVLEFRPQADASILAKRIAADMGVDLDSIAGSGARGRVLKADLMATQQQAAPVVMEAKVEDTLIPYKGIRKVIGDRMQESFFTAPHATLTIEIDMTKSIEMRKSLVDAYKDSIGEKPSFNDMVILAVAKALRAHPGINSTLTDEGILQHGNINIGFAAATAEGMLVVPVIRNADQKDFRKLVVEAKDLGRRAVKGKILPDEMQGSTFTISNLGMFGITEFTAIINKPNAAILSVGAIIERCVPVNGEIAIRSMMNATINFDHRIVDGAPAAKFLQTLKQNLENPYLML, translated from the coding sequence ATGGCAGCAGAAGTAATTATGCCCAAGGCTGGCATGGCTATGGACGAAGGGACCGTCGTACAATGGTACAAGCAGGTAGGCGACTCCATCGAACAAGGCGAGGCAGTTTTGGAGATCTTAACAGATAAAGTAAATATGGATGTTGAAGCAGAGGCTTCAGGCGTCTTGCTTGCGCAATTAGCAAAAGAGGGCGATGTTCTTCCTGTATTTACGGTGATTGGGTATATTGGCGCAGAGGGGGAAGCAGTTCCCCAAGCGACAGCATCAGCTGAAACAGTGGCTGCGGCACCTGAGGAGACTGCAACAGCGAAAGCAGTAGCAGCGGCTCCAGTGGCGAAAGTGACTTCCGATGGGAAGCTACGTGCAACACCAGCAGCAAGAAAGATTGCCAGAGACAAGAGTCTTGATTTGGCCAGTGTTCCAGGAAGCGGAGCCAAAGGCAGAATTCATGCTGTTGATGTTTTGGAATTCCGCCCTCAAGCAGATGCTTCTATTCTTGCAAAGCGTATAGCAGCGGACATGGGTGTGGATTTAGATTCGATTGCTGGAAGCGGTGCACGCGGACGTGTGTTGAAGGCTGATTTGATGGCGACTCAACAGCAGGCAGCGCCTGTCGTTATGGAAGCCAAGGTGGAAGATACCTTGATTCCGTACAAGGGAATTCGAAAAGTCATTGGCGATCGGATGCAAGAAAGCTTCTTTACAGCTCCTCATGCAACTTTGACTATTGAAATTGATATGACAAAATCTATCGAGATGAGAAAATCATTGGTGGATGCTTATAAAGATTCTATTGGTGAGAAGCCTTCCTTCAACGATATGGTGATCTTGGCTGTGGCTAAAGCATTGAGAGCGCATCCTGGAATCAATTCCACTTTGACGGATGAGGGCATCTTGCAACATGGCAATATCAATATCGGATTTGCAGCGGCAACAGCAGAAGGCATGTTGGTTGTGCCAGTGATTCGAAATGCGGATCAAAAAGACTTCAGAAAATTGGTTGTCGAAGCGAAAGACTTGGGTCGTCGTGCGGTGAAAGGCAAGATCTTACCAGATGAGATGCAGGGAAGTACTTTCACCATTTCAAATTTAGGCATGTTTGGCATTACGGAATTCACTGCGATCATTAATAAACCGAACGCGGCAATTTTGAGTGTAGGCGCAATTATTGAGCGTTGTGTACCCGTGAATGGAGAGATTGCAATTCGATCCATGATGAATGCAACAATCAACTTTGACCATCGCATTGTTGATGGCGCACCGGCTGCTAAATTCTTGCAGACCCTCAAACAAAATCTTGAGAATCCGTACTTGATGTTATAA
- a CDS encoding PTS sugar transporter subunit IIA produces the protein MESIGLLRQDLVVRDLEASSDQAAIEKLAMFLHEKGMVKESYINAIMEREKVFSTGLPTGSIGVAIPHTDVEHVNEPAVAIGILKDPVPFTVMASDDDKVDVKVMFMLAVKEPHAQIELLSTLMGVLSDPELLKTISEAPSNRKVIEAITSVL, from the coding sequence ATGGAATCTATAGGGCTGTTGCGACAGGATTTAGTCGTACGGGATCTGGAAGCATCCAGTGATCAAGCTGCAATTGAAAAACTGGCAATGTTTTTGCATGAAAAAGGAATGGTAAAAGAAAGTTACATCAATGCGATTATGGAGCGAGAAAAGGTGTTTTCAACTGGGCTTCCGACTGGCAGTATTGGCGTAGCAATTCCACACACCGATGTTGAGCACGTGAATGAGCCGGCAGTAGCCATTGGGATCTTAAAAGACCCTGTACCATTTACTGTGATGGCTTCGGACGACGACAAGGTGGATGTGAAGGTGATGTTTATGCTGGCTGTTAAAGAGCCTCATGCACAAATTGAATTGCTTTCAACCTTGATGGGTGTTTTATCGGACCCAGAGTTATTAAAAACCATAAGTGAAGCGCCTAGCAATCGTAAAGTAATTGAAGCGATTACCAGCGTTTTATAA
- a CDS encoding PTS galactitol transporter subunit IIC, whose product MAILNFIVGLGPSVMMPILLTIFGMILGASFGKSLRSGLTVGVGFIGLNLVIGLLGGNLGPAAQTMVENFGLSLTTIDVGWPAAAAIAFGSQIGAVIIPIGLAVNIVMLLTNTTQTVNIDIWNYWHFAFTGALVQGITGSFALGAFAAVANMIITMVIADRTAPGVEEFLGLPGVSIPHGFSGAYAPIALVMNAILERIPGVNKINIDPEKVQKRLGVFGEPLLVGTVIGIIIGVMAQYDVAGVLQLGVTMGGVLILIPRMAAMLMEGLIPISDAAQIFIEKRFKNRGKMYIGLDSAVGLGHPTTLAVALLLTPITIFLALILPGNTVLPFADLAVIPFMFVLVVPFTKGDFFRTFIIGFVIVAAGLLIATDLAPLHTEMAIAANFDMGGATQISSICDGANPMAWGITKLMNMGVIGAGVLGVVSIALAFWNRKQIIADAKAE is encoded by the coding sequence ATGGCTATTCTTAATTTCATCGTAGGTCTTGGACCATCGGTTATGATGCCGATTCTATTGACGATCTTTGGTATGATTCTCGGTGCATCATTCGGGAAATCGCTTCGTTCTGGTTTGACAGTTGGAGTTGGTTTCATCGGTTTGAACTTGGTAATTGGCCTTTTGGGCGGAAACTTAGGACCAGCGGCACAAACCATGGTCGAAAACTTTGGCTTAAGCCTAACAACAATTGATGTTGGTTGGCCGGCAGCAGCAGCGATTGCTTTCGGTTCTCAAATCGGTGCGGTTATCATTCCTATCGGTTTGGCTGTTAACATTGTTATGCTTCTGACAAACACAACACAAACAGTAAACATTGATATCTGGAACTACTGGCATTTTGCTTTCACAGGCGCATTGGTTCAAGGCATCACTGGATCATTCGCATTGGGCGCATTTGCAGCTGTTGCGAACATGATTATCACCATGGTAATCGCTGACCGTACGGCTCCAGGCGTTGAAGAATTCCTAGGACTTCCTGGCGTTTCGATTCCACACGGTTTCTCTGGCGCGTATGCTCCAATTGCACTTGTAATGAATGCGATTCTTGAGCGTATTCCTGGAGTTAACAAAATTAACATCGATCCAGAAAAAGTACAAAAACGTTTAGGCGTATTTGGAGAGCCTCTATTGGTAGGTACTGTAATTGGTATTATCATTGGTGTTATGGCACAATACGATGTTGCAGGCGTCTTACAACTAGGTGTTACCATGGGTGGTGTCTTGATCTTGATCCCTCGTATGGCAGCAATGTTGATGGAAGGCTTGATCCCGATTTCAGACGCGGCTCAAATCTTTATTGAAAAACGATTCAAGAACCGTGGTAAAATGTACATTGGTTTGGACTCGGCAGTTGGTCTTGGACATCCTACAACATTGGCAGTTGCTTTGTTGTTAACACCAATCACGATTTTCTTGGCATTGATTCTTCCTGGAAATACGGTTCTTCCTTTTGCTGACTTGGCGGTAATTCCGTTTATGTTCGTATTGGTTGTACCGTTTACAAAGGGCGACTTCTTCCGTACATTCATCATTGGTTTCGTTATTGTAGCAGCAGGTCTTTTGATTGCAACAGACTTGGCGCCACTTCATACTGAAATGGCAATTGCAGCAAACTTTGACATGGGTGGAGCAACTCAGATTTCTTCTATCTGTGATGGCGCGAATCCAATGGCATGGGGAATCACTAAGTTGATGAACATGGGCGTTATTGGCGCAGGTGTTTTGGGCGTAGTATCAATCGCTTTGGCATTCTGGAATCGCAAGCAAATTATTGCAGACGCAAAAGCAGAATAA
- a CDS encoding PTS sugar transporter subunit IIB, with protein MKKILVACGTGICTSTMAAKKLATQLESRGLKGQFVISQCRVSELSFKANDFDVVICTSNATGTYDTPVIQGLAYLTGVQMDKTTDKVVDALGL; from the coding sequence ATGAAAAAGATTTTAGTAGCATGTGGAACAGGGATCTGTACTTCAACAATGGCAGCCAAAAAACTTGCGACTCAATTGGAATCTCGTGGTTTAAAGGGACAGTTTGTCATCAGTCAATGTAGGGTTTCAGAATTGAGTTTTAAAGCAAATGATTTCGATGTGGTAATTTGCACATCCAATGCTACAGGTACATATGACACGCCAGTTATTCAAGGTTTAGCTTATTTGACAGGTGTTCAAATGGACAAGACTACTGATAAAGTGGTTGATGCGTTAGGTTTATAG
- the lpdA_3 gene encoding dihydrolipoyl dehydrogenase produces the protein MAAEIIMPKAGMAMDEGTIVRWYKEIGDPIEQGEAVLEILTDKVNMDVEAEASGVLLVQLAKEGDVLPVFTVIGFIGAEGEEVSAAQAAVSAAPAVSKKDQAEPEANQEAVASDAYDVVVLGGGPAGYVAAIKAAQLGGKVALVEKIRVGGTCLNRGCIPTKTYVKNAEILEHAKHAASRGILFNDASFELDMEKIVGYKDQVVNTLTSGVAGLLTSYGVDQYNELGLITADKKVRLASGQELETKKIIWAGGSKVAQIPIPGIDHERVLTSDTILDLKEVPESLVVIGGGVIGCEMAEIFNAYGTKVTIVELADELLPMMELEISQALRTQFTKKGITILTGRKVEKFEGQADKVTVTIDGGDTIIGERALVSIGRVPDLSGLGELDLEMNRERVVVDDKMETSVKGIYAPGDINGRHMLAHAAFKMGEVAAANAMGHAELVDLSIVPSAVYLLPEIGSVGLTEAEAKKKYGEVLVGKFPFSGNGRALASGETVGMIKVIVEPKYFELIGTHIYGPAAAEMINEAAALMAAEVPADIIADTIHGHPTYSEAFMEACADALKRCIHLPKKA, from the coding sequence ATGGCAGCAGAAATTATTATGCCAAAGGCCGGTATGGCCATGGATGAAGGAACGATTGTACGTTGGTACAAAGAGATTGGCGACCCGATTGAACAAGGGGAAGCAGTTTTGGAGATCTTGACGGATAAAGTAAATATGGACGTGGAAGCAGAAGCCTCTGGTGTCTTGCTTGTACAACTCGCTAAAGAGGGCGATGTATTGCCTGTATTTACTGTAATTGGATTTATTGGCGCGGAAGGTGAAGAAGTATCAGCGGCACAAGCTGCAGTATCTGCGGCACCGGCTGTTTCCAAGAAGGATCAAGCAGAACCAGAAGCGAATCAAGAGGCGGTTGCCTCCGATGCTTATGATGTGGTTGTCTTGGGTGGTGGTCCTGCTGGCTATGTTGCAGCGATCAAAGCGGCACAGCTTGGTGGTAAAGTTGCTCTAGTGGAGAAGATCCGCGTGGGCGGTACCTGTTTGAATCGTGGTTGTATTCCAACAAAAACTTATGTCAAAAATGCGGAGATTTTAGAGCATGCGAAACATGCAGCTTCAAGAGGTATTCTCTTTAACGACGCGAGTTTTGAATTGGATATGGAGAAAATTGTTGGCTACAAGGATCAAGTTGTGAATACGTTGACTTCTGGCGTTGCGGGTCTTTTGACAAGCTACGGAGTGGACCAGTACAACGAGCTTGGCCTTATTACCGCAGATAAAAAAGTTCGATTGGCATCTGGCCAAGAGCTGGAAACCAAGAAGATTATTTGGGCTGGCGGTTCCAAGGTAGCTCAGATTCCGATTCCAGGTATTGATCATGAACGCGTTTTGACAAGTGATACGATTTTGGATTTGAAAGAAGTGCCCGAGAGCTTGGTAGTCATCGGCGGCGGAGTCATCGGTTGTGAGATGGCAGAGATCTTTAATGCCTATGGAACCAAGGTGACGATTGTTGAGTTGGCTGATGAGTTGTTGCCAATGATGGAATTGGAAATCTCGCAAGCGCTTCGTACACAATTTACGAAAAAAGGTATTACGATTTTAACGGGTCGTAAGGTTGAGAAGTTTGAAGGCCAAGCTGACAAAGTGACTGTGACAATTGATGGCGGAGACACCATTATTGGAGAACGTGCTCTTGTTAGCATCGGTCGTGTACCAGATCTTTCGGGACTTGGTGAATTGGATCTTGAAATGAATCGCGAACGTGTGGTTGTTGACGACAAGATGGAAACAAGCGTGAAGGGTATTTATGCCCCAGGCGACATCAATGGACGTCATATGCTTGCGCACGCTGCATTCAAAATGGGTGAGGTAGCAGCAGCCAACGCTATGGGTCATGCTGAACTTGTGGATCTTTCCATCGTACCGTCTGCGGTTTATCTATTACCGGAGATTGGTTCGGTCGGTTTGACTGAAGCAGAAGCCAAAAAGAAATATGGTGAAGTTCTAGTGGGCAAGTTCCCATTTTCGGGAAATGGCCGTGCTTTGGCTTCAGGTGAAACGGTTGGCATGATCAAGGTAATTGTTGAACCCAAATACTTCGAGCTAATTGGAACCCATATTTATGGACCAGCTGCAGCAGAGATGATCAATGAAGCGGCAGCCTTGATGGCAGCCGAAGTACCTGCGGATATCATTGCAGATACGATTCACGGTCATCCAACGTATTCAGAAGCCTTTATGGAAGCTTGTGCAGATGCATTGAAACGTTGTATCCACTTGCCGAAAAAAGCATAG
- a CDS encoding PTS sugar transporter subunit IIB, protein MKRVLVACGTGIATSTMAAKKLEAALEKRGLLKEVKIQQCTVAELPMKAPDFDLVIVTARVAQKFDTPVVQGLPFLTGVGIDKTVDEVIEKLGL, encoded by the coding sequence ATGAAAAGAGTTTTAGTTGCCTGTGGAACAGGTATTGCTACATCAACAATGGCTGCAAAAAAATTAGAGGCAGCTTTGGAAAAACGCGGTTTGTTGAAAGAAGTAAAGATTCAACAATGTACCGTAGCGGAACTTCCTATGAAGGCGCCGGACTTTGATTTGGTTATTGTAACAGCGCGTGTTGCTCAAAAATTTGATACGCCTGTTGTTCAAGGACTTCCATTTTTGACAGGTGTTGGTATTGACAAGACTGTAGATGAAGTTATTGAGAAATTAGGCTTATAA